The genomic segment AGTCCCCCGCCGCAAGGTCGATCGATTCGATGGCGACCCCTCGGGGGTTGCCCTATGGCCCGCTACAGCCGCATGTGGTCGATCAAGCGTTTGCGGATTCAGCCCTCGTCGACTAGCAACTTGCTGACTAGTAACTCGCCGCCTCTTAACTCGTAGCCCCAGGGCGTGGGGCCAAGCATCTACTTTAGTACCAAGCTGGACAGGAACAATCGGGTGAAATCCCATTAGCCGCTTTGGCCAACGCTACGAAGCATTTTGCATAACCCGAATGCGTAAGTTTGAAGTGTGCGTATTTATCACAACCCGAAGCGTCAGCGAGGGAATCTCGTTATTTTCTCGGTCCCTCGTTAACGCGCCGGGTTGTGATCACTTGGTAACGCACGACTCAGCAATGGTTCATTGCGTCGGTCAAAACGGCTAATATACCGAAAGACACCTGCCACCTGCTTAGCCGGGTGGATTTCGGAGCGGCGCGAGCCGCCCGGTCAAAATCGACCGTTTGACTCGCTGCAACCGGACGGGCCCCTCGCCGCGGGCGCTTCCAAAATGAGACGGCCGCGGGCGCTTCCAAAGTAGCCGGCCGTGGGGGTCTCGACGCCCGTTTTGCGGTCCGAGGCGATCTCTACTACACTGTGGGCGTCCCACCCGAATCCCACCTCCCCTGTGAAAGAGACGTTTCATGCGTTCGTTCCGTTTTGCGACCTCCGCGGCGATGCTTCTGGCGATTTGCGCTCCCCTGGCGATTTTTGCCGGAATGAAGGTGAGCGACCCGCCCGGGTCGCAAATGAAAACCTTTGCCGACGCTTTTCTGAAAACGCTTGACGAGAAACAAGCGGCGAAAGCGACCGTCGATTATGACGCGGCCGAGCGTGTCCAGTGGCACTTCATCCCCATGCCGACTCGCAAAGGATTGGTGCTGAAAGAGATGAATACGGCTCAGCGTACCGCAGCGCTCCGCTTGCTACGTTCGGCCCTCAGCGAAGCGGGCTATGGCAAGGCGAGCAAGATCATGTTGCTCGAAGGCGTGCTCCGCCAACTTGAAGGTCCCGGCAGCGAAGCACGTCGCGATCCACAGAAGTATTACGTAACCATCTTTGGCACCCCGAGCGATTCCGAGCCCTGGGGACTCAGCTTCGAAGGCCATCATTTGTCGCTAAACTTCAGCTGCCGAGGCGGCGAGTTGGTCGATAGCTCGCCTCAATTCTTTGCCTCCAATCCCGCCAAGATCATGACCGATGTCGAAGGACCGCTGGGCAAAGGCACCCGCGTGCTTCGCGAAGAAGAGGATTTGGCGTTCGAGTTGGTCAACAGTCTCAACGACACTCAAACCAAGACCGCCGTGATTGCTGACGAAGCTCTGGCGGAAATCCGGTTCGCGGGTGAGGCTCAACCCAAAGTGGGCGAACCCGAAGGCATTCCGTTTGATCAACTCAACGCAAAACAGGCTGAATTGCTGAAAAAACTCGTCGGTGTCTACGTGGATGCGGTTCCTGAGCAAACGGCCCGCACGCGTCGCGAAGCGATCGAATCCAATGGTTGGTCGAACGTCTATTTTGCCTGGGCCGGCGCTCAGAAGCCGGGTATCGGACATTACTACCGCATTCGTGGCAAGGATTTTTTGATCGAGTTTGTCAATACACAAGCTGATGCGTCTGGGAATCCCGCCAATCACATCCACTGCGTGTGGCGCGACCTGACCGGCGACTTTGACTTGCCGATCGAGTAAAGTCTTCTAACGATCGATGGCGTTGGGCGCGGGCCTGCCCAGAAGAAACCGGGCCGCCCAGAACAACCGAGCCGCCAGAAAGACCGGGCCGCCCAGCGAAAAACGGGTGGCCCAGAAATAAACGGGTGGCCCGAGAAATAAACGGGTGGCCCGAGAAAAAACGGGCTGCCGGCGGGGACAGGGAGAGGACGCAGTATGCTGACTTGGCTAAAACATCTCCGCCAGCGTTGGGAGAATTGGTGCGGCGATCACGATATGGAAGAGGCGATCCGCAAGCACCTTTCGGAGAACGGTTACTACGGCCGGACCGCCAAGTTTCGAAACGTTCGTATCGTCGCGGTCCAGCGTCCTGGGTGGCTGCAGGTGTTTCGTTTCGACGTGACCGCGCGGCTTGTCCCTCCCGAAGCCGACAGCGAGGTGGCGGACCCGGATCCCGTCTATCACGATCTCTACGGGTTGGTCAAAGACGACATTCGACACAAAATAAACGTCGTCCGAGTGTTTGATTGCGAAGACGAGCGGCGGTCCCTGTTCGCTCGCTGGAGCGAAGACCTGATCTGCCTGCGTGGTGCTCACGGGCTGAAAGACACTTAGACTTCCCAAAATCGCTTAGAATCGTTCTCGCTTTGTATGCGTTTCCCTTAACTCGAATGGATTGAAAATGTCGAGGCTGCTGTACTCGTTCGTTTTGGTTGCCACGCTGCTGGCTAGTTGGCTTGTCTCGGATGCCAGAGTCTCTGCAGAGCCACCATCCGCCACAAAACCGGCCGACTCAAACCCGGCTGACGCCAAGGTCGCTCCGGCGGGCGTCGAAGTGAATCCGGAGGAGGGCGACGCTGAGGCCGCCACGCCCAAATTGCAAACGCCTGAGACCGGCCAACAAGAACTCGATTTGGTCGATCACGTTCGCCAAATCACGTTCGAAGGCCGCCGCGCGGGCGAAGGCTATTTCAGCGCCGATGGCACCCGCATGGTTTTTCAAAGCGAACGCGATCCGGCGAACCCGTTCTATCAAATTTACGTGACCGATCTGGAAACCGGCGATATCGAAAAGGTGTCCCCCGGCATCGGGAAAACCACCTGTGCGTGGATCCATCCCGATGGCGACCGCGTTCTGTTTGCCAGCACGCAAGCCGACCCGGCGGCCGAGCAGAAGCAAGAGGACGAACTGGAGCTGCGGGCCAGCGGGAAGCAACGCCGCTACGCTTGGGATTACGACGAAAACTATGAATTGGTCGAGCGAAATGCCGAAGGCCAATACAAACAATTGACCGATGCCAAAGGCTATGACGCCGAAGCGAGTTACAGCCCCGACGGCACTCAAATTGTCTTTGCCTCGAATCGCGAAGCTTACTCGCGTGAATTGACCGCGGTGGAACAAGAGAAGTTCAAAATCGATCCGGCCTTCATGATCGATCTGTACATCATGAATGCCGACGG from the Novipirellula caenicola genome contains:
- a CDS encoding DUF3500 domain-containing protein; protein product: MRSFRFATSAAMLLAICAPLAIFAGMKVSDPPGSQMKTFADAFLKTLDEKQAAKATVDYDAAERVQWHFIPMPTRKGLVLKEMNTAQRTAALRLLRSALSEAGYGKASKIMLLEGVLRQLEGPGSEARRDPQKYYVTIFGTPSDSEPWGLSFEGHHLSLNFSCRGGELVDSSPQFFASNPAKIMTDVEGPLGKGTRVLREEEDLAFELVNSLNDTQTKTAVIADEALAEIRFAGEAQPKVGEPEGIPFDQLNAKQAELLKKLVGVYVDAVPEQTARTRREAIESNGWSNVYFAWAGAQKPGIGHYYRIRGKDFLIEFVNTQADASGNPANHIHCVWRDLTGDFDLPIE